A single region of the Verrucomicrobiota bacterium genome encodes:
- a CDS encoding IS630 family transposase, protein LNLIERLWKFTQKQCLAATYYENFAAFKGAIAGFLSTVHERHAEELQSLLTLNFQQFEKAQSMAA, encoded by the coding sequence CTTGAACCTGATCGAACGGCTCTGGAAGTTCACCCAGAAGCAGTGTCTGGCCGCGACATACTACGAGAATTTCGCGGCGTTCAAGGGGGCCATTGCTGGCTTCCTAAGCACCGTCCACGAGCGCCATGCCGAAGAACTGCAATCGTTGCTGACCTTGAATTTTCAGCAGTTCGAAAAAGCGCAGTCTATGGCCGCGTGA